One Paraburkholderia agricolaris DNA segment encodes these proteins:
- a CDS encoding transglycosylase domain-containing protein, producing the protein MNRPLVRLPLRATGTTSVRKWLKWGLAAAFLLALALAARFIQVEIETSRLQARYLSELTRDVGFSVDNGPSHSIRFPQADKGPYDTRLGYALLPSFQQRLLQRGFEISAQARDSERMLSLADDGLFIPYAEKDQAGLQLFDGTGAPLFGAQFPGRVYDSFDSIPPLVVNSLLFIEDRYLLDPDQPNRNPAIDWGRFSRALVDQGARVFNRHQSTPGGSTLATQIEKFRHSAGGRTATPPEKLRQIASASVRAYLNGPQTMPARQQIVVHYLNSVPLAAQPGVGEINGIGDGLAAWYGRDFDDVNRILKAPSTEANLAGQGVAFRQVLSLMIAQRAPSYFLRHGYSDLEHRTDSYIRLLANGGVITPALRDAALSAQVALRHAPGTMQNADSFVSRKAVTSMRSHLLAALGIPGFYELDRLDLQATGTLNNAVQQAVSDRLAAAATRDGAKAAGIVGFEMLRASDDPSKIAYSFTLFERRGGANLVRVQTDSVNQPFDINSGARLNLGSTAKMRTVVTYLQIVSDLHARYAPLSIAELKAVKPDPNDQLTRWALDYLTHTSDRSLQAMLDAAVERKYSASPGETFYTGGGAQTFNNFDSDDNSRILTVHRAFQHSVNLVFVRLMRDIVHYEMVQTTGPSSQWLGDPATRKMYLTRFADQESRVYMNRFYTKYHGKTPDQQLALLLLGVRKSPPKVATALRSVAPDESNAWFDAKMRAALKNTPAASILDDEDLANLYEKYAIDRFNLNDRGYISSVHPLELWTLNYLRAHPDATLDQMENASRDVRLSTYSWLFKTRYHATQDRRIKRMVELRAYDAIGKSWQALGYPFATLTPSYAAAIGASGDRPAALAQLIGVIANDGSKVPTETLTQLDFAKNTPYETHFQRAAVAPQQQLSPEIAGVVRGLLRDVVLGGTARRLAQGMTFPDGQTLEIYGKTGTGDQRFNVWAKGARLIESRKVNRSATFVFVMGDRFYGTLTAWVHEPYAARYDFTSALSVQLLKSLAPVLQPLLDNPPARTVSITKVAARSQ; encoded by the coding sequence ATGAATCGGCCACTGGTTCGGTTACCGCTTCGCGCGACAGGCACGACGTCTGTCAGGAAGTGGCTCAAATGGGGGCTGGCGGCGGCGTTTTTGCTCGCGCTGGCTTTGGCGGCCCGCTTTATCCAGGTCGAGATCGAAACGTCCCGACTGCAGGCGCGCTATCTCTCCGAACTCACGCGCGACGTGGGTTTCTCCGTCGACAACGGTCCAAGCCATTCCATCCGTTTTCCTCAGGCAGACAAAGGTCCGTACGACACCCGCCTCGGCTACGCGTTGCTGCCGTCGTTCCAGCAGCGATTGCTGCAACGCGGGTTTGAAATCAGCGCGCAGGCGCGCGATTCCGAACGGATGCTGTCGCTGGCGGATGACGGTCTGTTTATTCCTTACGCCGAAAAAGATCAGGCGGGGCTGCAACTCTTCGACGGCACCGGCGCGCCGCTCTTTGGCGCACAGTTTCCGGGCCGCGTTTATGACAGCTTCGATTCGATCCCGCCGCTTGTCGTCAATTCGCTGCTGTTTATCGAAGACCGCTACCTGCTCGATCCGGATCAGCCGAACCGCAATCCGGCGATCGACTGGGGGCGCTTTAGCCGCGCGCTAGTCGATCAGGGCGCACGCGTGTTCAACCGGCATCAGTCGACGCCGGGCGGCAGCACGCTTGCGACGCAGATAGAGAAGTTCCGTCACTCGGCGGGCGGCCGTACGGCAACGCCGCCGGAGAAATTGCGGCAAATCGCGTCGGCCTCGGTGCGCGCCTACCTGAACGGCCCGCAGACCATGCCCGCGCGCCAGCAGATCGTCGTCCACTATCTCAACTCGGTGCCGCTTGCCGCGCAACCGGGCGTCGGCGAAATCAACGGCATCGGCGACGGCCTGGCCGCCTGGTACGGCCGCGATTTCGACGACGTCAACCGTATCCTGAAAGCGCCGTCGACCGAAGCCAACCTTGCCGGGCAGGGCGTCGCGTTTCGCCAGGTACTGTCGCTGATGATCGCGCAGCGCGCACCGTCGTATTTCCTGCGTCACGGCTATAGCGACCTCGAACATCGGACGGATAGTTATATCCGCCTGCTGGCGAACGGAGGTGTCATTACGCCTGCACTGCGTGATGCCGCGCTGTCCGCGCAAGTGGCGCTGCGTCACGCACCGGGCACGATGCAGAACGCGGATTCGTTCGTGTCGCGCAAGGCCGTGACGTCGATGCGCTCGCATCTGCTGGCGGCGCTCGGCATACCGGGTTTCTATGAACTCGACCGGCTCGACTTGCAGGCGACGGGTACGCTCAACAATGCCGTGCAGCAGGCCGTGAGCGATCGTCTCGCTGCCGCCGCGACGCGCGACGGTGCGAAAGCCGCCGGGATTGTCGGCTTTGAAATGCTGCGCGCCTCCGACGATCCATCGAAAATCGCCTACAGCTTCACGCTATTCGAACGGCGCGGCGGCGCGAACCTCGTGCGGGTGCAAACCGACAGCGTCAACCAGCCATTCGACATCAACTCGGGCGCACGGCTGAATCTCGGTTCAACCGCGAAAATGCGCACCGTGGTGACGTATTTGCAAATCGTCTCCGACCTGCATGCGCGTTATGCCCCGCTGAGCATAGCGGAGCTCAAAGCGGTGAAACCCGATCCGAACGATCAGCTTACGCGCTGGGCGCTCGACTATCTGACGCATACCTCGGACCGCTCGCTGCAAGCCATGCTCGATGCGGCCGTGGAGCGTAAATACTCCGCGAGTCCGGGCGAAACGTTCTATACGGGCGGCGGCGCGCAGACCTTCAACAACTTCGACTCCGACGACAACAGCCGCATTCTCACTGTACACCGGGCCTTCCAGCATTCGGTGAATCTGGTGTTCGTGCGGCTGATGCGCGATATCGTCCACTATGAAATGGTGCAGACCACCGGGCCGTCGTCGCAATGGCTGGGCGATCCGGCGACCCGCAAGATGTATCTCACGCGTTTCGCCGATCAGGAAAGCCGCGTGTATATGAATCGTTTCTACACGAAATACCACGGCAAAACGCCGGATCAACAACTGGCCTTGCTACTGCTCGGCGTGCGTAAATCGCCGCCCAAAGTGGCGACGGCATTGCGCAGCGTGGCGCCGGATGAGTCGAATGCGTGGTTCGACGCGAAGATGCGCGCCGCGTTGAAGAACACACCGGCCGCTTCCATACTGGACGATGAGGATCTCGCGAACCTCTACGAAAAGTATGCGATCGACCGCTTCAATCTGAACGATCGAGGCTACATTTCGAGCGTGCATCCACTGGAATTGTGGACCCTGAACTATCTGCGGGCCCATCCCGACGCAACGCTCGATCAGATGGAAAACGCGAGTCGGGACGTGCGCCTGTCGACCTATTCGTGGCTCTTCAAGACCCGCTATCACGCCACCCAGGATCGCCGCATCAAGCGCATGGTCGAACTGCGCGCATACGATGCGATCGGCAAATCGTGGCAGGCGCTCGGCTATCCGTTCGCGACGCTCACGCCGTCCTATGCGGCGGCGATTGGCGCATCCGGCGACCGTCCGGCTGCGCTTGCGCAACTGATTGGTGTGATTGCGAACGACGGCAGCAAGGTGCCGACCGAAACCCTCACGCAACTCGACTTCGCGAAAAACACGCCGTACGAAACGCATTTCCAGCGCGCGGCGGTAGCGCCGCAGCAGCAGTTGTCGCCGGAGATTGCCGGGGTGGTTAGAGGGCTGTTGCGTGACGTCGTATTGGGCGGTACGGCCAGGCGTCTCGCCCAGGGGATGACGTTCCCCGACGGCCAGACGCTGGAGATTTACGGCAAGACCGGCACCGGCGATCAGCGTTTCAATGTGTGGGCTAAAGGCGCGCGCCTGATCGAGTCGCGCAAGGTGAACCGCAGCGCAACCTTCGTGTTCGTGATGGGGGACCGCTTCTACGGCACATTGACGGCTTGGGTGCACGAACCGTACGCGGCCCGGTACGACTTCACGAGCGCACTCTCAGTGCAGTTGCTGAAATCGCTCGCGCCGGTGTTGCAACCGTTGCTCGACAATCCGCCTGCCAGAACCGTATCGATAACGAAGGTGGCCGCACGATCGCAATGA
- a CDS encoding ABC transporter permease, which translates to MSTPSAPAGHSRPFAERLPSLAEIGPLIALLLACGFFISQSNRFLSFQNLSLILQQTMVVAVIAIGQTLIVLTGGIDLSCGMVMAFGSIIMTKFAVTLGVPPVLAILCGVAASTLFGALNGVLITRIKLPAFIVTLGTLNIAFALTQIYSNAESVSNLPDAIMFLGNTFKLGPAEVTYGTVLTLLMYLATWFVLRDTVPGRHLYALGNNPEAARLMGLSSQKILLTVYSLAGAIYGIAALLSVSRTGVGDPQAGQTENLDSITAVVLGGTSLFGGRGSIAGTLLGALIVGVFRNGLTLIGVSSVYQVLITGMLVILAVAADKLSHRRG; encoded by the coding sequence ATGTCGACTCCCTCCGCGCCCGCCGGGCACTCGCGCCCGTTCGCCGAACGCTTGCCGTCACTCGCTGAAATCGGACCGCTGATCGCGCTTCTGCTGGCTTGCGGCTTCTTCATTTCGCAGAGCAACCGGTTCCTGTCGTTCCAGAACCTTTCGCTGATCCTGCAGCAGACGATGGTGGTCGCCGTCATCGCGATCGGCCAGACCCTGATCGTGCTGACCGGCGGCATCGATCTGTCGTGCGGGATGGTGATGGCGTTCGGCTCGATCATCATGACCAAATTCGCGGTCACGCTCGGCGTGCCGCCCGTTCTCGCGATTCTGTGCGGTGTCGCCGCGAGCACGCTATTCGGTGCGCTCAACGGCGTGCTGATCACGCGGATCAAGTTACCCGCCTTCATTGTCACGCTGGGTACCCTGAACATCGCGTTCGCACTCACGCAGATTTATTCGAACGCGGAGAGCGTGTCGAACCTGCCCGACGCGATCATGTTCCTCGGCAACACGTTCAAGCTCGGGCCCGCCGAAGTGACCTACGGCACGGTACTCACGCTATTGATGTACCTGGCGACGTGGTTCGTGTTGCGCGATACGGTGCCGGGCCGGCATCTGTATGCGCTCGGCAATAACCCCGAAGCCGCACGCCTGATGGGTCTCTCGTCGCAGAAGATTCTGCTTACCGTGTATTCGCTGGCCGGCGCCATCTACGGTATCGCCGCGCTGCTGTCGGTGTCGCGCACCGGCGTAGGCGATCCGCAGGCCGGGCAAACGGAAAATCTCGACAGCATTACCGCCGTGGTGCTGGGCGGCACGAGTCTGTTCGGCGGACGAGGCTCGATTGCCGGCACGCTGCTAGGCGCGCTGATTGTGGGCGTATTTCGTAATGGTCTGACCTTGATCGGTGTCTCGTCGGTGTACCAGGTGTTGATCACCGGCATGCTGGTGATTCTCGCGGTTGCCGCGGACAAACTTTCCCATCGTCGCGGTTGA
- a CDS encoding sugar ABC transporter substrate-binding protein has translation MNLNSRRHPVARKIVSVCVAASAAWCASASQAADQPVVGLITKTDTNPFFVKMKQGAEAAAAKDGAKLLTAAGKFDGDNASQVTAIENMMTAGAKAILITPSDTKAIVPSIRKARAAGVMVIALDTPTDPQDATDALFATDNFKAGVLIGKYAKTAMNGKPAKIATLDLAPGVSVGVLRHNGFLEGFGVKEGDPSIVCSQDTRGDQAKGQTAMENCLQKSPDINVVYTINEPAAAGAYRALKAAGKDKSVMIVSIDGGCEGVRNVKAGAIAATSQQYPLKMAALGVTAGVEYAKTGKKVSGYQDTGVTLITDKPMSGVDSKDTKFGLDNCWGNK, from the coding sequence ATGAATCTGAATTCCCGCAGGCACCCTGTCGCCAGGAAAATCGTGTCGGTATGCGTCGCTGCATCGGCAGCCTGGTGCGCGAGCGCGAGCCAGGCAGCCGATCAGCCTGTCGTCGGTCTCATCACCAAGACGGATACCAATCCGTTCTTCGTGAAGATGAAACAGGGTGCCGAAGCGGCTGCCGCGAAAGACGGCGCCAAGCTGCTCACCGCCGCCGGCAAGTTCGACGGCGACAACGCGAGCCAGGTCACCGCCATCGAAAACATGATGACGGCCGGCGCGAAGGCGATTCTGATCACACCCAGCGACACCAAGGCGATCGTGCCGAGCATCAGGAAAGCGCGCGCCGCCGGTGTGATGGTGATCGCGCTCGACACGCCGACCGATCCGCAAGATGCCACGGACGCCCTCTTCGCCACCGACAACTTCAAAGCGGGCGTGCTGATCGGCAAGTACGCGAAAACGGCCATGAACGGCAAGCCCGCGAAGATCGCGACGCTCGACCTCGCCCCCGGCGTATCGGTTGGCGTGCTGCGTCATAACGGCTTCCTGGAAGGCTTCGGCGTGAAGGAAGGCGATCCGTCGATCGTCTGCAGCCAGGACACCCGCGGCGATCAGGCGAAGGGGCAGACAGCAATGGAAAACTGCCTGCAGAAATCGCCGGACATCAACGTGGTCTACACGATCAACGAACCGGCCGCCGCAGGTGCGTATCGCGCGCTCAAAGCCGCGGGCAAAGACAAGAGCGTGATGATCGTATCCATCGATGGCGGCTGCGAAGGTGTACGCAATGTGAAGGCCGGCGCGATTGCCGCGACCTCCCAGCAGTATCCGTTGAAGATGGCCGCGCTCGGCGTGACAGCCGGTGTCGAGTACGCGAAGACCGGCAAGAAGGTCTCCGGCTATCAGGACACGGGCGTGACGCTGATCACCGACAAGCCGATGTCCGGCGTGGACAGCAAGGATACGAAGTTCGGCCTCGACAACTGCTGGGGCAACAAGTAA
- a CDS encoding ROK family transcriptional regulator produces the protein METTGTRSPLDRTVGSNQVGMRQFNERIVLQAIRLHGPLPKADVSRLTRLSMQTVSMIVDRLIDDGLLEKQARVRGRIGQPSVPIALRADGAYTIGIKVGRRSLDVLAMDFAGHVVCRDVFDYAYPDPRTLFPALESRLARVTQTLGAKADKVVGVGVAAPLWLGGWRDFLGAPPEALEAWHEIDLRSRIATMTGLPVEFAKDTTAACAAELVMGQGRGIHNFLYLFVGTFIGGGLVIDGRLHAGPHDNAGAVGSIPLRDGSTRKPARQLLHAASGFVLEQLLSDTGAPPAAAHDHRALSPDLWRLTEQWLDTACPAIANALTNAAALLDLEAVVIDGELDRQLVREIIRRTERVLDRFEWEGMVRPQLLEGTIGADARAMGGAILPLYAHFAPVHELFLKPATEVGY, from the coding sequence ATGGAAACCACCGGCACCCGCTCGCCTCTTGACCGCACGGTCGGCTCGAATCAGGTCGGCATGCGGCAGTTCAACGAGCGAATCGTGTTGCAGGCGATCCGTTTGCACGGCCCACTGCCGAAAGCCGACGTAAGCCGTCTCACCCGCCTGTCGATGCAGACGGTGTCGATGATCGTCGACCGTCTGATCGACGATGGTCTGCTCGAAAAGCAGGCGCGGGTGCGCGGCCGTATCGGTCAACCGTCGGTGCCGATCGCGTTGCGTGCCGACGGCGCGTACACCATCGGCATCAAGGTGGGACGCCGCAGTCTCGACGTGCTGGCGATGGATTTCGCGGGCCATGTCGTGTGCCGCGATGTATTCGACTATGCCTATCCCGATCCACGCACGCTCTTCCCTGCGCTCGAAAGCAGGCTGGCACGCGTGACTCAGACGCTCGGCGCGAAGGCGGACAAAGTGGTTGGAGTGGGTGTGGCGGCGCCATTGTGGCTAGGTGGCTGGCGCGATTTTCTCGGCGCGCCGCCAGAAGCGCTGGAAGCGTGGCATGAAATCGATCTGCGCAGCCGCATCGCGACCATGACGGGCCTGCCTGTCGAGTTCGCCAAAGACACCACTGCCGCCTGTGCGGCCGAACTCGTGATGGGCCAGGGCCGCGGGATTCACAATTTTCTGTACCTGTTCGTCGGCACGTTTATCGGCGGTGGACTGGTGATCGATGGCCGTTTGCATGCCGGACCGCACGACAATGCGGGTGCCGTCGGCTCGATACCGCTGCGAGACGGCAGCACGCGCAAACCCGCGCGGCAACTATTGCACGCTGCATCGGGCTTCGTTCTGGAACAGTTGTTGAGCGACACCGGCGCGCCCCCCGCCGCTGCGCATGACCATCGCGCGCTGTCGCCGGACCTGTGGCGATTGACCGAACAATGGCTCGACACCGCATGCCCGGCCATCGCCAATGCGTTGACCAATGCAGCCGCCTTGCTCGACCTGGAAGCGGTCGTGATCGACGGCGAGCTCGACCGTCAACTGGTCCGCGAAATCATCCGCCGGACCGAGCGTGTACTCGATCGCTTTGAATGGGAAGGGATGGTGCGTCCGCAACTACTGGAAGGCACCATCGGCGCCGATGCACGCGCGATGGGCGGCGCGATTCTGCCGCTGTACGCACATTTCGCCCCCGTTCACGAGCTTTTTCTCAAGCCGGCGACGGAGGTGGGATATTAG
- a CDS encoding ATP-binding cassette domain-containing protein has protein sequence MSTPTSASTLMPVLQARGLVKRYGNVTALDGCDFEVLPGEILAVIGDNGAGKSSLIKALSGATVPDEGEILLDGKPVKFRSPLDARAQGIETVYQELAVAPAMSIAENLFLARELVKPGWRGSIFKMIDKRRMLEEATAHMKGLQIGIRSMRQAVETLSGGQRQGVAVARSAAFARHVVILDEPTAALGVKEGNMVLELIRRVRERGLPVILISHNMPHVFEVADRIHIQRLGRRAALVNTKDIHMSEAVAIMTGAKEADVKAIA, from the coding sequence ATGTCGACACCTACTTCCGCTTCTACCCTGATGCCCGTTCTGCAGGCGCGCGGACTTGTCAAACGCTATGGCAACGTCACCGCGCTCGACGGTTGCGATTTCGAAGTGCTGCCCGGCGAGATTCTCGCCGTGATCGGCGATAACGGCGCGGGCAAGTCGTCGTTGATCAAGGCGCTATCGGGCGCCACCGTTCCCGACGAAGGCGAAATCCTGCTCGACGGCAAGCCGGTCAAATTCCGCAGTCCGCTGGACGCCCGCGCTCAAGGCATCGAAACCGTCTACCAGGAACTCGCGGTAGCGCCCGCCATGAGCATTGCCGAAAACCTGTTTCTCGCCCGTGAACTCGTCAAGCCAGGCTGGCGCGGTTCGATCTTCAAGATGATCGACAAGCGCCGTATGCTCGAAGAAGCCACCGCGCACATGAAGGGCCTGCAGATCGGCATCCGTTCGATGCGCCAGGCGGTCGAAACCTTATCCGGCGGCCAGCGCCAGGGCGTAGCCGTCGCGCGCAGCGCGGCGTTCGCGCGGCATGTGGTGATTCTCGACGAACCCACGGCCGCGCTCGGCGTGAAGGAAGGCAACATGGTGCTCGAGTTGATCCGCCGCGTACGCGAGCGCGGCCTGCCGGTGATCCTGATCAGCCACAACATGCCACACGTGTTCGAAGTCGCGGACCGCATTCATATCCAGCGGCTCGGCCGGCGCGCGGCGCTCGTGAATACCAAAGACATCCATATGTCGGAGGCCGTGGCGATCATGACGGGCGCGAAGGAAGCGGACGTCAAGGCGATTGCATGA
- a CDS encoding LysR family transcriptional regulator produces the protein MKDTLNVLLSRLRMKQLQLLIALDDHKSLHKAASAMSMTQSAASKALQELESMLEAPLFERSKSGMIPNQLGHCVIRYARLLATDLTALCQDVAEIRSGRGGRLAIGAIMGAIPGCVVPALNDLHAGQPGLSIEVVEDTSARMLLQLDEGRLDLVIGRAAVAADPSKYHYRPLADEPLSVVVGYGHAPLPRKEVKLRDLAGHRWVMYPSHMPLHALLEREMDLAGLDMPDNPISTASTFVTVALLQSSADLVSLLPTAIATLFVQQKMLRFVPVKLKSPSQTFGIVTRKGGVLSPPAEQFIELLRERAVGQVAAQVESQAVQKQNTA, from the coding sequence ATGAAAGACACCCTGAACGTTCTTCTGTCGAGACTGCGCATGAAGCAGTTGCAATTGCTGATCGCGCTCGACGACCACAAGTCGCTGCACAAAGCGGCCAGTGCGATGTCGATGACGCAATCGGCCGCCAGCAAGGCGTTACAGGAACTGGAGTCGATGCTGGAGGCGCCGCTTTTCGAGCGCTCGAAGAGCGGCATGATTCCGAACCAGCTCGGCCACTGCGTGATCCGCTACGCGCGGCTTCTTGCGACGGACCTGACCGCGCTGTGCCAGGACGTGGCGGAGATCCGTTCGGGGCGTGGCGGGCGGCTCGCGATCGGCGCGATCATGGGCGCGATTCCCGGGTGCGTCGTGCCGGCGTTGAACGATTTGCATGCCGGCCAGCCGGGCCTGTCGATCGAAGTGGTGGAAGACACGAGCGCGCGCATGCTGCTGCAACTCGACGAAGGCCGGCTTGACCTGGTGATCGGCCGGGCAGCGGTTGCGGCCGATCCGTCGAAATATCACTATCGACCGCTGGCGGACGAACCGTTATCGGTGGTGGTGGGTTACGGGCATGCGCCGCTGCCCAGAAAGGAAGTGAAGCTGCGTGACCTGGCCGGCCACCGCTGGGTCATGTATCCGTCGCATATGCCGTTGCACGCGTTGCTCGAGCGGGAGATGGATCTGGCTGGGCTCGATATGCCGGACAACCCGATCTCGACTGCCTCCACGTTCGTGACAGTCGCATTACTGCAAAGCAGTGCGGATCTGGTTTCACTCCTGCCCACCGCGATCGCGACGTTATTCGTGCAGCAGAAAATGTTGCGCTTCGTGCCGGTCAAACTTAAATCGCCTTCGCAGACGTTCGGGATCGTGACGCGCAAGGGCGGCGTGCTGTCGCCGCCGGCTGAGCAATTCATCGAGTTATTGCGTGAACGGGCGGTGGGACAGGTGGCGGCGCAGGTGGAGAGTCAGGCGGTGCAGAAGCAGAACACCGCCTGA